GTGTCGAGCGGCAGATAGCCGGTGCCGCGCTGCCAGGCGAGCTGGTTCTCGGGGCGCAGCATGAAGCGCACGAAGCTGGCGGCGGCACGATAGTCGTTGCGCGACTTGCCTGCAGCCGCCCACAGGCTGGGGCCATCGGCCAGGGTGCCGCCGATACCGCCGGGCTGATCGTCGTAGTACGGCAGTTCGCCGACGCCGATCTGGAACGCGGCGTCCTGGCGGAAGCTGGGCCAGTCGGCCGACGAGCCGGCGATGATGGCGCATTCGCCACGCGCGAAGCGCTGTTCCGCCTCGGTGTGGGAATGGAACACATGCAGGTAACGCGCCCGCACCCAGCTGGCCATGAGCGCCACGTGGCGGATCTGCAGCATGCCGTTGACCGACAGCTCCTCGGCGCGCCCCTTGCGCCGGGTCACCGCTTCGTTCTGGCGGGCGCTGACGTTGTCGAGCATCACCCAGCTGGGCCGTGCCACGGTGTAGGGGCAGGCATAGCCGGCGTCGAACAGCTTGCCGAGCGCATCCTGCAGCGAATGCCAGGTCCGCGGCGGCGCATTCGGGTCGAGCCCGACGGCCCGGAACGCCTGTTCGTTGTAATACAGCACCGGCGTGTGCATGCCGATCGGCAGGGCGAGGCGACGCCCGGCGCGGTCGACGGTCATGCCGATGCCGGCGCGCCCTCGCGCGCGCCCCAGATGCACGCCCGACTGCGCCATGACCGAGTACATCGGCTTGAAGTCCCGGCGCTGGCGCACGGCGTCCTCGGCGGCGCCTTCGAGCACCATCAGGGTCGGTGCGCTCGCCTGGGCCTCGCCCGCGCGCTGCAACTCGATGCGATAGCGCTTGTCAGTGCCATTGAAGTGATCGACCAGTTCCGTCAAGCGCGCTTCGCGGGCCGTATCGAAGGCGTGGGTCATCACGATGACATGACGCTTGTCTGCCGCGTGCGCCCCGGCGGTCAACGCCATGGCCACCCCCAGCGCCGCCATGAAGCGCCGCAGTGTCGATCCGAACATGTGCTTGTCTCCTCTCCCGGGCGCATGCCCGGCTGCTACAAATTCTATCGTCTGCGCTCAAGGTTTTTTTAGGGACGACGATGATTCAGATTGTTACCAGAGTAATCCCGTCGCCATGAAGATACGTACCACGCTGCTGTGCCTGACCCTCGTCACCGTGCTGACCGGATGCGAAGAACTCGGCATCCCCGACGCCAAGAAGGAAGCTGCCCGCAAGGAAGCCGAGGGCGAGGCGATCGGGAGCGCCTGCCGCCAGTCCGGCCGCGCCCTGGAAGACTGCTACGCGAGAAACCCGAAAGCGTCCAAGGCGGCGATCTTCTCCGGCTGGCGCAGCATGAATGACTACATGACCGAGAACAACATCCCCACCATTGCGCCGGCCGACGAAGCCCCCCACGAACCCCCTGCGGGCGAGGCGGGGCACGACGCGGCGCCCGCCGCCGGCGAGGGCCACTGACACCGGGAGGGCGCCTGCCGCGTCACCCCGGACGCCGCCCCCTCAGTCGACGAGCGGGTGCGCGTCCCCCTGGCGGGCGAGCCACCAGCTGACGAAACGCGCCGACGGGATCGCCGGCGAGAAATGCATCCCCTGCAAGCGCAGACACCCCATGCGGGTCAGCGTCTCGGCCTGCTCGGCCTGCTCCACCCCTTCAGCGACGGTGGTGAGCCCGAACGCCCGGGCGAGCGCCAGCACCGCCTCGACGATGGCCGAATCCCGCGGTCCCGCATGCATGCCGGCCACGAACTGGCGGTCGATCTTAAGCTCATCGACGGCCAGCCGCCGCAGGTGTGCCAGCGACGAGTAGCCGGTACCGAAATCGTCCAACGCCACGGTGGCGCCGAGGGCGCGCAGCCGGGTCAGCACGGTCTCGACCACCGGATCATCCGTCAACACAGCCCCTTCGGTGAGCTCGAAGCCGATGCGGCCGGCCGGCACGCGCCAGTTGGCCATGGCCTGCTCGACCAGATCGGGCAGTTCCGGGTCGTGCAGGTCGTCGGCGGTGAGATTGAGCATGACCCGCACGGGCACGCCCGAGCGGTCGAGCTCGTCGGCCATGCGGGCGATGCGCGCCACCAGCATGCGGGTGAGCAATCCCTGCTGGTTGAGCCGGCCGGCGATCTCGAACACGTCCGGCGGCGCCACCCACTGGCCATCCTCGCGCTGCCAGCGCAACAGCGCCTCGGCACTGTCGCAGCGTCCGTCGTCGCAACGCACCTGCGGTTGCAGATAGAGCTCGAAACGCTGCAGGTGAATGGCGCGCAGGAATTCGCGTTCGATATCGCTGTCCGCCCGCACCGCGTCGCGCACGTCGTCACCGAACATGGTGATGTGCTGCTGCGTCCGCCCGCCGGCATGAAGGGCGTCACGCGCGGCACGTTCGAGGGCTT
The nucleotide sequence above comes from Nitrogeniibacter mangrovi. Encoded proteins:
- a CDS encoding extracellular solute-binding protein; amino-acid sequence: MFGSTLRRFMAALGVAMALTAGAHAADKRHVIVMTHAFDTAREARLTELVDHFNGTDKRYRIELQRAGEAQASAPTLMVLEGAAEDAVRQRRDFKPMYSVMAQSGVHLGRARGRAGIGMTVDRAGRRLALPIGMHTPVLYYNEQAFRAVGLDPNAPPRTWHSLQDALGKLFDAGYACPYTVARPSWVMLDNVSARQNEAVTRRKGRAEELSVNGMLQIRHVALMASWVRARYLHVFHSHTEAEQRFARGECAIIAGSSADWPSFRQDAAFQIGVGELPYYDDQPGGIGGTLADGPSLWAAAGKSRNDYRAAASFVRFMLRPENQLAWQRGTGYLPLDTKGMVAGEAVANDEPSLLVARKQLHLDDAKGAKASVSLAELPRRAEVRSMLDEELAAVWADTKPAKQALDTAVVRAGAVR